The Desulfitobacterium chlororespirans DSM 11544 genome contains a region encoding:
- a CDS encoding type II toxin-antitoxin system Phd/YefM family antitoxin, producing MIHIRSVSDLRNKFPEIENIVVKEGEPVYLTKNGYGSMVVLSLEKYAELTDDIELKLDEADKQADSTVSRYTHNEVFSRVKERINDGR from the coding sequence ATAATTCATATTAGATCTGTTTCAGATTTAAGAAATAAGTTTCCAGAAATAGAAAATATAGTTGTTAAAGAGGGGGAGCCTGTTTATTTGACGAAAAACGGTTATGGCTCAATGGTCGTGTTAAGTCTGGAGAAATATGCGGAATTAACTGATGATATTGAGCTGAAACTTGATGAAGCGGATAAACAGGCGGATTCAACGGTTAGTCGTTATACCCACAATGAAGTTTTTTCAAGGGTGAAAGAGAGAATCAACGATGGAAGGTGA
- a CDS encoding cyclodeaminase/cyclohydrolase family protein, whose product MLFDETINVFLEKVALLPSTPAGGSVAALNAASAAALAEMASRLTADKMEDGALAKELKGMAEVFHSYRVKFTDAIDEDAKVFSEVLSAYKLAADCAENRKIRDEKIQESYKKAVVVPIKLAEDIWAMMQLIKMQHHYIGDSYITDSAQAYMLAETALKSLIYHIKSNLIYIRDNEFTEKIEGVLEQFE is encoded by the coding sequence ATTCTTTTTGACGAAACCATAAATGTCTTTTTGGAAAAAGTTGCCTTGCTGCCGTCTACACCTGCAGGCGGAAGTGTGGCCGCGTTAAATGCCGCATCCGCCGCGGCGCTGGCAGAAATGGCCTCCAGATTGACGGCTGATAAAATGGAAGATGGGGCACTGGCCAAAGAACTGAAAGGGATGGCAGAAGTATTCCATAGTTACAGAGTAAAATTTACCGATGCCATTGATGAGGATGCCAAAGTATTTTCAGAAGTTTTAAGTGCTTATAAACTGGCAGCGGATTGTGCTGAGAACCGCAAAATAAGGGATGAAAAAATCCAGGAAAGCTATAAGAAAGCTGTAGTCGTACCTATCAAACTGGCGGAAGACATCTGGGCAATGATGCAGTTGATCAAAATGCAGCATCATTATATTGGTGACAGCTATATTACGGATTCTGCCCAGGCCTATATGCTGGCGGAGACTGCCTTGAAGTCTTTGATCTATCATATAAAATCAAATCTTATTTATATTCGGGATAACGAATTCACGGAAAAAATCGAAGGGGTTTTGGAGCAATTTGAATAA
- a CDS encoding Uma2 family endonuclease, which yields MKLHREDKKYTYSDYLTWPDYERWEIYEGVPSLQSAPTWQHQAIARELLTQFNVFLKGNSCQVFAAPFDLRLPEGNQKDEETTFVVQPDLVVICDKKGLRGTGYYGTPALIIEISSPATARNDKVLKFNRYERAGVREYWIVEPEGKFISVFTLQENGRFGRPEVYTEESKVRVTVFPELVVDLGLVFEGM from the coding sequence ATGAAGTTACACCGAGAAGATAAGAAATATACTTACTCTGACTATCTTACCTGGCCGGACTACGAGCGGTGGGAGATATATGAGGGAGTTCCTTCTCTGCAATCAGCTCCCACTTGGCAGCATCAGGCGATAGCGAGAGAGCTTTTAACACAGTTCAATGTTTTTTTGAAAGGTAACTCTTGTCAAGTGTTTGCGGCACCTTTTGACTTAAGGCTTCCGGAAGGCAACCAGAAGGATGAAGAGACCACCTTTGTAGTCCAGCCGGATCTAGTGGTCATTTGTGATAAAAAAGGCCTCAGAGGAACCGGCTATTACGGAACACCTGCTTTAATTATCGAGATTTCTTCTCCTGCCACAGCAAGAAATGATAAAGTATTGAAGTTTAATCGCTATGAAAGGGCGGGGGTCCGGGAATACTGGATTGTGGAGCCGGAGGGGAAATTTATCAGCGTTTTTACCCTGCAGGAAAACGGGCGTTTTGGCAGACCTGAAGTTTACACGGAGGAGTCCAAAGTCCGGGTCACCGTTTTTCCGGAGCTGGTCGTTGATTTAGGTTTAGTTTTCGAAGGAATGTGA
- a CDS encoding nitrilase-related carbon-nitrogen hydrolase, with amino-acid sequence MIEQYMALAIQPTMRGAEKREDIKRNIAHISDVIDAAVWLSGIEMPVRLITIPEGALQGFTDELFDWDHQHYVDHMAIDIPGEETELLGKKAKEYNAYLIAQAKVKHPEFPGRFFNSAFLIDPKGEVILQSYKMQVFCQEHSTVPHDVWDKWIELYGYKLDSFYSVADTEIGRIGLLVCQEGDYPEPARGLAMNGAEIIYRSSAPEPAAANGWWELQNRARALDNTCYVVAPNVATYYPSQAAELSVDTFGGQSMIVNHHGEVISNHKYGSGSSYAGAIIDVESLREYRERSLFGNWMKDLRTEQFKLIYEEPLFAKNLCLDRAPLKHKDTHEIYRQHIRQLIERGIWVESARSKK; translated from the coding sequence ATGATTGAGCAGTATATGGCCTTAGCCATCCAGCCTACCATGCGCGGTGCGGAAAAAAGGGAGGATATCAAACGGAATATTGCCCATATCTCAGATGTCATCGATGCCGCAGTATGGTTAAGCGGAATTGAAATGCCGGTAAGACTCATTACTATTCCTGAAGGCGCACTGCAAGGATTTACCGATGAATTATTCGATTGGGATCACCAACACTATGTCGATCATATGGCTATTGATATTCCTGGTGAAGAGACAGAACTCCTTGGCAAAAAAGCCAAGGAATACAATGCCTACCTGATAGCTCAGGCCAAAGTGAAGCACCCTGAGTTTCCCGGCCGCTTCTTTAATTCAGCTTTTTTGATTGATCCGAAAGGCGAAGTCATTCTGCAAAGTTACAAAATGCAGGTTTTCTGCCAGGAGCATTCCACCGTTCCTCATGATGTGTGGGACAAATGGATAGAGCTTTATGGCTATAAATTAGATTCTTTCTACTCCGTAGCTGACACGGAAATCGGCAGAATCGGCCTCCTGGTATGCCAGGAAGGAGATTACCCTGAGCCGGCCCGGGGGCTTGCCATGAATGGTGCGGAAATCATCTACCGGTCCAGCGCTCCTGAACCGGCCGCAGCCAACGGCTGGTGGGAACTTCAAAACAGAGCCCGGGCTTTGGATAATACCTGCTATGTGGTGGCACCTAATGTCGCCACCTATTATCCCTCCCAGGCAGCCGAGCTGTCTGTTGACACCTTTGGCGGCCAATCCATGATCGTCAATCATCATGGCGAAGTAATTTCCAACCATAAGTATGGTTCAGGCAGTTCCTATGCCGGAGCGATTATCGATGTTGAGTCCCTGAGAGAATACCGCGAACGCTCCCTCTTCGGCAACTGGATGAAGGACTTGCGTACTGAGCAATTTAAGCTCATTTACGAAGAACCCCTCTTTGCCAAGAACCTTTGCCTGGATCGCGCTCCCCTCAAACACAAAGACACTCACGAAATTTACCGTCAGCATATCAGACAATTAATCGAACGCGGCATCTGGGTCGAATCCGCTCGTTCTAAAAAGTAG
- a CDS encoding GNAT family N-acetyltransferase, which translates to MILETARLILMTQEDFPTLYKILQDDEVMYAYEGAFSLIESQVWLDRQIERYRKDGFGLWAVVLKESGEMIGQCGLTMQGYKSGQVLEVGYLFQKESWHQGYATEAAIACKEYAFKELGAQEVYSIIRDSNIPSQNVAKRNGMTCIDEMVKHYRGVDMPHLVYCVKAQQQNN; encoded by the coding sequence ATGATTTTAGAAACGGCAAGATTGATTTTAATGACCCAGGAGGATTTCCCGACGCTTTACAAGATTCTTCAGGATGACGAGGTGATGTATGCCTATGAGGGAGCCTTCAGTCTGATTGAATCTCAAGTATGGTTGGACAGGCAGATCGAGCGTTACCGCAAAGATGGGTTTGGTCTCTGGGCAGTTGTTTTGAAGGAAAGCGGAGAAATGATCGGCCAGTGCGGCTTGACGATGCAGGGGTATAAGAGTGGTCAAGTCCTGGAAGTGGGTTATCTGTTCCAGAAAGAGAGCTGGCACCAAGGCTACGCCACCGAAGCGGCAATCGCCTGTAAGGAATACGCTTTTAAGGAGCTGGGGGCTCAGGAAGTGTATTCAATCATTCGTGACAGCAATATTCCCTCCCAAAACGTGGCCAAACGGAATGGCATGACCTGCATCGATGAGATGGTTAAACATTACCGGGGTGTGGATATGCCCCACTTGGTTTATTGCGTTAAGGCTCAACAGCAGAACAACTGA
- a CDS encoding MarR family winged helix-turn-helix transcriptional regulator, translating to METKNFDLIMQLTRVEWLLHRYHQQNHMNFGPMGDPRRGQGRVLAILKMQPEISQKELSYLLDMRPQSLGELLSKLEKNEYITRTPSESDRRVMNVRLTKKGIEATESAEEFSFDHLFGCLSGEEQKSLSGYLDRIIATLEAELGDEQLAADFDPRLHRGNPFDDHLGGHPHWGSDRDYPDDRRFGPRSGMSRGHGGRPAPSLDKQDEE from the coding sequence ATGGAAACAAAGAACTTTGACCTAATTATGCAGCTTACACGTGTCGAGTGGTTACTTCATCGATATCATCAGCAAAACCATATGAATTTTGGCCCTATGGGCGATCCGCGCAGAGGGCAGGGCAGAGTGTTGGCAATCCTTAAGATGCAGCCGGAAATCAGCCAAAAAGAATTATCGTATCTCTTGGACATGAGACCACAATCCTTAGGAGAGCTTCTTTCCAAACTGGAGAAAAACGAGTATATTACACGTACACCATCAGAAAGCGACCGCCGGGTCATGAATGTCAGGCTTACCAAAAAGGGAATTGAGGCAACTGAGTCAGCTGAGGAATTCAGCTTCGATCATCTCTTTGGATGCCTGAGTGGAGAAGAACAAAAGAGTTTGAGCGGTTATCTTGACCGTATCATCGCGACACTGGAAGCAGAACTGGGCGATGAACAGCTTGCAGCAGATTTTGACCCGCGCCTTCATAGGGGCAATCCATTTGACGATCATTTGGGCGGACATCCCCATTGGGGAAGCGATAGAGATTATCCAGATGATAGGCGATTTGGTCCCCGGTCCGGAATGAGTCGAGGTCATGGAGGACGCCCTGCTCCATCACTAGATAAGCAGGACGAAGAATAA
- a CDS encoding DUF3830 family protein, whose protein sequence is MNLVKITAGGFHFVARFEEKDAPQTCAAFKKLLPFQNKLIHVRWSGEAVWVPLGDFKLGVGYENPTSHPAKGEILLYPGDISETEIFIPYGGSCFSSKIGQLAGNHFLTIIEGHENLGKLGQIVLWQGAQDILVEDYPTAGIH, encoded by the coding sequence ATGAATTTGGTAAAGATTACTGCCGGTGGATTTCACTTCGTGGCACGCTTTGAGGAAAAAGACGCCCCCCAAACTTGTGCGGCATTCAAAAAGCTTCTGCCCTTCCAAAACAAGCTCATCCATGTCCGCTGGAGCGGTGAGGCCGTTTGGGTTCCCTTAGGCGATTTCAAATTAGGGGTGGGCTATGAAAACCCTACCAGCCATCCTGCCAAAGGGGAGATCCTTTTATATCCGGGTGATATCAGTGAAACAGAGATTTTCATCCCTTATGGAGGGTCTTGTTTTTCAAGTAAAATAGGGCAATTAGCCGGAAACCATTTCTTAACGATCATCGAAGGGCATGAAAACTTGGGGAAATTAGGCCAAATTGTTCTCTGGCAAGGGGCCCAGGACATACTCGTTGAAGATTATCCCACTGCTGGAATCCATTAA
- a CDS encoding PucR family transcriptional regulator, which yields MKLNLAVFAYHLADYAPRLYDSDVHGLGVADVRFLDRQETFLSESVYIGTWDKLQALIKPPCYAVCIGRDETTDRWLEEHGVKALMLDSEVELNEVFERLQDIFQHYNRLESELLEAVLGKEPLNTLLNICARFFANPTFITDAALCLVAACDNFAHPETDRAWQETVESGRSSSELLLLMKRKKLTNLLNTSRKAEFVNVGENYAKIICTNYFDQEVRIATFTVSEAYTPLSPLQAGLVDHVAKLLTAEVRKQHKASSRYLSAIRSTISNLLHGQKIDGAILKTNFAHIGWTDQEDYRLLKIPLTAAELADGTAGHNRKIYESIFPHYVSLDLNEVLLLVIRCAKDPETDKHRFTELKKHLKNENAGCGVSKTFHDFDMLGEEYKLANAALEIGSWKYPKEALYFYEDMMLEHLFSEGSRIFNLRSLCHDAVLRIAEHDQQNKGSLLQTLKVYLLQEKSLLAASQELHIHRNTLVYRLSKIEQISGLDLNSPLIRLQGILSCLILEYLDGLEKKAPD from the coding sequence ATGAAGCTTAATTTAGCGGTATTTGCTTATCACTTAGCTGATTATGCCCCAAGGCTTTATGATTCGGATGTGCATGGGTTAGGGGTCGCGGATGTGCGATTTTTAGACAGACAGGAAACATTCCTGTCTGAGTCTGTGTACATCGGTACGTGGGATAAGTTACAAGCGCTGATCAAACCTCCTTGCTATGCCGTATGTATCGGTAGGGATGAAACCACAGACCGATGGCTGGAGGAGCATGGGGTGAAGGCCCTGATGCTGGACTCCGAAGTTGAATTGAATGAAGTCTTTGAAAGGCTTCAGGATATTTTCCAGCATTACAACCGCTTGGAGTCTGAATTGCTGGAGGCCGTTTTAGGTAAAGAGCCCTTGAATACATTGCTGAATATCTGTGCAAGATTCTTTGCTAATCCGACCTTTATCACCGATGCTGCCTTATGTTTAGTCGCAGCCTGCGATAATTTTGCCCACCCGGAGACAGATCGAGCCTGGCAAGAGACCGTGGAATCAGGACGATCAAGTTCAGAACTGCTCTTGCTTATGAAGCGAAAAAAGCTGACCAACCTCCTCAATACTTCCCGAAAAGCGGAATTTGTCAATGTAGGCGAAAACTATGCGAAGATCATCTGCACCAACTATTTTGATCAGGAAGTGAGGATTGCCACGTTTACCGTCAGTGAGGCGTACACACCCCTGAGCCCCCTGCAGGCAGGTCTTGTCGACCATGTGGCAAAGCTGCTGACCGCAGAGGTCAGGAAACAGCACAAGGCATCCTCCCGTTACCTGTCTGCGATTCGCAGTACTATCAGCAATCTGCTTCATGGTCAAAAAATTGATGGAGCTATCCTGAAAACCAATTTTGCCCACATCGGCTGGACCGACCAAGAGGATTACCGGCTTCTGAAAATCCCTTTGACTGCCGCCGAACTGGCGGACGGCACGGCCGGTCATAACCGGAAAATCTATGAAAGCATCTTCCCCCACTATGTTTCCCTGGATCTGAATGAGGTGCTGCTCCTGGTCATCCGCTGCGCCAAGGATCCGGAAACAGACAAACATCGTTTTACTGAACTGAAAAAACATCTTAAGAATGAAAATGCCGGCTGCGGCGTCAGCAAAACCTTTCATGATTTTGACATGCTGGGCGAGGAATACAAGCTTGCCAATGCAGCTCTGGAAATCGGCAGCTGGAAATATCCTAAGGAAGCCCTTTACTTCTATGAGGATATGATGCTGGAACATCTTTTCAGTGAAGGCAGCCGTATTTTTAATCTGCGCTCCTTATGCCACGATGCGGTGCTGCGGATCGCCGAGCATGATCAGCAGAATAAGGGCAGCCTGCTGCAGACCCTGAAGGTTTACCTGCTGCAAGAAAAAAGTCTGCTTGCCGCCTCTCAGGAGCTGCATATTCATCGCAATACTCTGGTTTACCGTCTAAGCAAAATTGAGCAGATCAGCGGCCTGGATTTAAATTCGCCGCTGATCCGCCTGCAGGGGATCTTATCCTGTCTGATCCTGGAATATCTGGATGGATTGGAAAAGAAAGCTCCTGATTGA
- a CDS encoding MarR family winged helix-turn-helix transcriptional regulator, with protein sequence MGETKKEILGRFMRLQGLLHRYQAQNFMNFGPWGNPQRGQGRVLALLKLKPEISQKELTYLLDMSKQGLAELLNKLEKNEFITRETSEEDRRSVNIKLTEKGAAVASEIGDMPQELEKLFDVLNDEELANLSDYLKRITERLEEQFTDGDGDLRKHMMEKFMKYHPHHGRNFGGHRGDFHGFYGGVFPHRRGGRRDDDGEREE encoded by the coding sequence ATGGGTGAAACAAAAAAAGAGATATTAGGACGGTTCATGCGTTTGCAAGGGTTATTGCATCGCTATCAGGCACAGAACTTTATGAATTTCGGGCCTTGGGGTAATCCGCAAAGAGGACAGGGAAGGGTTCTTGCCCTGTTGAAGCTGAAGCCTGAAATCAGCCAAAAGGAATTGACTTACTTGCTGGATATGAGCAAGCAGGGGCTGGCGGAACTCTTAAATAAGCTGGAGAAAAATGAATTCATTACCCGCGAAACATCGGAAGAAGACCGGCGCAGTGTCAACATCAAGCTGACCGAGAAAGGTGCTGCTGTTGCCAGTGAGATAGGCGATATGCCACAGGAATTGGAAAAATTGTTTGATGTCTTAAATGACGAGGAACTGGCCAATCTCAGCGACTATCTCAAGCGCATCACTGAGCGGCTTGAGGAACAGTTTACAGATGGCGATGGGGACTTGCGCAAGCATATGATGGAGAAATTCATGAAGTATCATCCTCACCATGGCCGCAACTTTGGCGGACACAGGGGTGATTTCCACGGCTTTTATGGAGGCGTATTTCCCCACAGACGAGGTGGCAGACGCGATGATGACGGCGAGAGAGAAGAATAA
- a CDS encoding MATE family efflux transporter, with translation MENTNQESLYYLEKAPVSKAIMHMVLPMMLSFIATLIYNITDAFFIGKLNNTAMMAAVTLALPFSSLLMAFGHLFGVGAGTYISRLLGEDNTDSAQKVCSVNLWSSLLAGIIFMAICLPLISPLLQLLGAKCDTLLYTKNFIWVFIMGAPFVIANFSLEETVRAEGAATASMIGMISGIIINIILNPIFIFVLHMNVMGSALASVIGNMVSVAWFIYYLQKKSTVQSVSIKEFKPTKEMYKTIFKVGISAFLLDGFMVITSLLFNNYSILYGDNVVAGFGISQRVIQIVDFVGMSFSMGAVPLIAYAYSAKNQERLMEIIRTTVVYMLSIILGLSAILFVLRAQVIGIFSIDSEVIAIGQTILFAQLCSTVFASLAALFTGVFQAFGTAVQATVMSMIRGIVFIPILIFGNLLFAVKGVIWAMTISEGLTCIVGLILWLGVRKSLQG, from the coding sequence ATGGAAAATACAAATCAAGAATCCCTTTACTATCTGGAAAAAGCACCTGTTTCCAAGGCAATAATGCATATGGTTCTGCCCATGATGCTGAGTTTTATTGCCACCCTTATTTACAATATCACAGATGCCTTTTTTATCGGTAAACTTAACAACACAGCCATGATGGCAGCAGTAACCTTAGCATTGCCATTTTCATCGCTGTTGATGGCCTTTGGTCATTTGTTTGGAGTGGGTGCCGGAACTTATATATCGAGACTTTTGGGTGAGGACAATACCGACAGCGCCCAAAAGGTTTGTTCTGTAAACCTCTGGTCATCACTACTCGCCGGTATCATCTTTATGGCGATATGCCTGCCGCTGATCTCACCGCTTTTGCAGCTTCTAGGAGCAAAGTGTGACACATTGCTGTACACAAAGAATTTTATTTGGGTGTTTATTATGGGTGCTCCATTCGTTATTGCCAATTTTTCGCTGGAGGAAACGGTTCGCGCTGAGGGAGCAGCCACTGCCTCTATGATCGGTATGATATCCGGCATTATCATCAACATCATACTTAACCCTATTTTCATTTTTGTTCTTCACATGAACGTCATGGGTTCCGCACTGGCATCTGTTATTGGCAACATGGTCTCTGTTGCTTGGTTTATTTATTATCTGCAAAAGAAAAGCACGGTTCAGAGTGTGTCGATCAAAGAGTTCAAGCCTACTAAAGAGATGTATAAAACTATTTTTAAAGTTGGTATTTCTGCTTTTCTGCTTGATGGTTTTATGGTCATTACCAGTTTGCTCTTCAATAATTACTCCATTCTCTATGGTGACAATGTTGTTGCGGGATTTGGTATCTCCCAAAGAGTTATTCAAATTGTGGACTTTGTAGGCATGAGCTTTTCAATGGGGGCTGTGCCATTGATTGCCTATGCCTATTCAGCAAAAAATCAAGAGCGTCTCATGGAAATTATCAGAACGACCGTGGTATATATGTTGAGTATCATATTGGGTTTGTCCGCAATTCTTTTTGTACTCAGGGCACAGGTCATTGGCATCTTTAGTATTGATTCTGAGGTCATCGCCATTGGTCAAACCATTCTCTTCGCACAGCTTTGCTCCACTGTCTTTGCCAGTCTAGCCGCACTTTTTACAGGCGTCTTTCAAGCATTCGGAACAGCTGTGCAAGCTACTGTTATGTCCATGATAAGGGGGATTGTGTTTATTCCTATTTTGATTTTCGGGAATTTACTATTTGCCGTAAAGGGTGTTATTTGGGCTATGACAATTTCCGAGGGGCTCACCTGTATAGTAGGACTCATTCTCTGGCTCGGAGTAAGGAAGAGCTTGCAAGGATAG
- a CDS encoding maleate cis-trans isomerase family protein has product MPKTMFDPAEQKKIGMLTPSSNTALEPICSRMVSGLEALVTMHYSRLEVTKISLEKDALSQFDLDPFLRASEFLAHADVDAIAWNGTSGGWTGFEFDRMVCEKITEATGIPATTSMLAMLEAFEENKVKTLHMVTPYIPAIDELIAKQFEEKCGYQVINSRGLNQTVNRSFSLVTPEQIDRMCKEVSVDPADGISIICTNLRSTWQIEQLERDYGLTVYDSTAVTVWKTLKMVGVDPGVVKGWGRLFAGK; this is encoded by the coding sequence ATGCCAAAAACTATGTTTGATCCTGCAGAACAAAAGAAGATTGGAATGCTGACCCCATCTTCAAACACAGCCCTGGAGCCTATCTGCTCGAGAATGGTTTCCGGTCTGGAGGCTCTTGTCACCATGCACTATTCACGTTTAGAGGTGACAAAGATTTCTTTGGAAAAAGACGCCTTATCTCAGTTTGATCTCGATCCTTTTCTGCGTGCCTCAGAATTTCTCGCTCATGCCGACGTGGACGCCATTGCCTGGAACGGAACCTCAGGGGGTTGGACGGGCTTCGAATTCGACAGGATGGTATGTGAGAAAATTACCGAAGCAACGGGGATCCCGGCAACCACCTCCATGCTGGCTATGCTGGAAGCCTTCGAGGAAAACAAGGTCAAGACTCTCCACATGGTTACACCCTATATCCCGGCTATCGATGAGCTCATCGCTAAACAATTTGAGGAAAAATGCGGTTACCAGGTCATTAACTCCCGCGGCTTGAATCAAACTGTCAACCGTTCTTTCAGTTTAGTCACGCCGGAACAAATTGATAGGATGTGTAAAGAAGTCAGCGTTGATCCCGCTGATGGGATCAGCATCATTTGCACCAACTTACGCTCCACCTGGCAGATTGAACAACTGGAAAGAGATTATGGCCTTACCGTCTACGATAGTACCGCAGTTACTGTCTGGAAAACCTTAAAAATGGTCGGCGTCGATCCTGGCGTCGTTAAAGGCTGGGGTAGATTATTCGCGGGGAAATAA
- a CDS encoding Crp/Fnr family transcriptional regulator, translated as MNYIIPNIYSQPTDTNLWNILLSSGIPRHYQKGEFVFEKDQPSNGLICLKKGKVKVSSFFSEGGEKIFGILVAPALFGETETLDQGPRMVSATALTHVEIVAISGNKTKELIYTYPDIALSIIQSIGVKLRWTTLQAEDLSTQKIEYRLARLLLDFKHYGIFTSKNNDNCLMITHEELAHFIGTARSRVTTYLNEFAHKGLIQLRRGEIRILDTAGLNKYAHKSQT; from the coding sequence ATGAATTACATCATTCCCAATATCTATTCTCAGCCCACGGATACAAACCTGTGGAATATCCTCTTAAGCAGTGGGATACCAAGGCATTATCAAAAAGGAGAATTTGTCTTCGAGAAGGATCAACCCAGCAACGGACTTATTTGCCTAAAGAAAGGCAAAGTTAAAGTCTCCAGCTTTTTCTCCGAGGGAGGTGAAAAAATCTTCGGCATCCTTGTTGCCCCTGCGCTGTTCGGGGAAACAGAAACCCTGGACCAAGGCCCGCGCATGGTTTCCGCAACCGCTCTCACCCATGTTGAAATCGTCGCCATTTCCGGGAATAAGACGAAGGAGCTTATCTATACCTATCCGGACATTGCTCTATCGATTATTCAATCCATCGGCGTTAAATTAAGGTGGACTACCTTACAAGCTGAAGATTTATCCACGCAAAAAATCGAGTACCGGCTGGCCAGATTATTGCTGGATTTCAAACACTATGGTATCTTTACCAGTAAAAACAACGATAACTGCCTGATGATTACCCATGAGGAATTGGCCCATTTTATTGGCACAGCACGTTCCAGGGTAACGACCTATCTTAACGAATTTGCCCATAAAGGCCTGATCCAGCTTAGACGAGGAGAAATACGCATTCTGGATACAGCGGGGCTCAACAAGTATGCTCATAAGAGTCAGACATAA
- a CDS encoding aminomethyltransferase family protein, whose protein sequence is MSSDDQRAQFQVVTGNESPAIYHQFSPALETATLLFQMAPGLLVPYEFGGVDYEIDGYRKSAWIGTTLMISPIYDVVGPDAVKFLNSICVNDFTNLTTKGLRHAVICNEQGQVLTDGVVIRIGEDRYRTYWLNPPIDYFLKTSGMNVAGEDLSGTEYFIQIAGERSLEILEDAFAADLHDIKFATHRKAVMDGKEVEIIRLGMSGNLAYEIHGPMAEFDEVYRKVWNSGQKFGARKLGMHAYNLFNHTEAGFPNIHLHYPLPWFESGEDMAKYMLANPQYSMYNLNRKLVGSVGEELQARFVTPYDVGWGFLVKFNHEFRGRKALEKIADNPPRTAVTLEWSGDDVGAVFATQFKPGEEACESIGAESEGVFTSNTFRGEAAYRADRVLYNGKDIGISSGRIVSYHYNSMISLGFIDPAYAKEGTELTLIWGTPGTRQMNIRVKVARFPYNGDFIRNENKDVEEIPRHN, encoded by the coding sequence ATGAGTTCAGACGACCAAAGAGCACAATTTCAAGTGGTTACCGGCAATGAGAGTCCCGCTATTTATCATCAGTTCAGCCCGGCCCTGGAAACAGCAACCCTGCTGTTCCAGATGGCGCCCGGCCTTCTTGTACCTTATGAATTCGGCGGTGTCGACTATGAAATCGATGGTTACAGAAAGAGTGCCTGGATTGGCACAACGCTGATGATCAGTCCTATTTATGATGTGGTTGGACCGGATGCGGTTAAGTTCTTAAACTCGATCTGTGTGAATGATTTTACCAATTTGACCACCAAAGGATTAAGGCATGCGGTCATCTGCAATGAGCAAGGCCAGGTTTTAACGGACGGTGTTGTGATTCGGATTGGTGAAGACAGATACCGTACCTATTGGCTGAATCCCCCGATCGATTACTTTTTGAAAACCAGTGGGATGAATGTGGCTGGTGAAGATCTGAGCGGGACTGAATACTTCATTCAGATTGCCGGTGAACGATCTTTGGAAATTCTGGAGGATGCCTTTGCGGCGGATCTTCATGATATCAAGTTTGCCACCCACCGCAAGGCGGTCATGGACGGAAAAGAAGTGGAAATTATCCGTCTCGGCATGTCAGGGAACCTTGCATATGAAATCCATGGACCCATGGCTGAATTTGACGAAGTATATCGTAAAGTCTGGAACAGCGGTCAGAAGTTCGGTGCACGGAAGTTAGGAATGCATGCCTATAACCTGTTTAATCATACAGAAGCCGGGTTCCCCAATATCCATCTTCATTATCCTCTTCCCTGGTTCGAATCAGGGGAGGATATGGCCAAGTATATGCTGGCCAACCCTCAATATTCTATGTACAACCTCAACCGCAAGCTGGTAGGAAGCGTGGGTGAGGAGCTGCAAGCCCGTTTTGTGACTCCTTATGATGTGGGCTGGGGGTTCCTGGTCAAATTCAACCACGAGTTCAGAGGCCGCAAAGCCCTGGAGAAGATAGCCGATAACCCTCCCCGTACTGCTGTAACCCTGGAATGGAGTGGTGATGACGTAGGCGCGGTGTTTGCAACCCAGTTCAAACCCGGTGAAGAAGCCTGCGAAAGCATAGGGGCTGAGTCGGAAGGGGTGTTCACAAGCAATACTTTCAGAGGTGAGGCGGCTTATCGTGCCGACCGTGTTCTTTACAACGGTAAAGATATCGGCATCAGCTCCGGCCGAATCGTTTCTTATCACTACAACAGCATGATTTCGCTGGGTTTCATTGATCCGGCCTATGCCAAAGAGGGTACCGAATTGACTCTGATTTGGGGTACTCCGGGGACCCGGCAGATGAATATCCGCGTCAAGGTGGCCAGATTCCCCTATAATGGAGATTTCATCAGAAACGAGAATAAGGATGTGGAGGAAATACCCCGTCATAATTAG